A single window of Vigna radiata var. radiata cultivar VC1973A chromosome 4, Vradiata_ver6, whole genome shotgun sequence DNA harbors:
- the LOC106758538 gene encoding uncharacterized protein At1g04910, with translation MIPKSMVLRWPKEKDYCDSEGIKMELKVLATDRIEKHENFIIRPRIKVWMTRVITIVVLWTSLLQLIALGELLGLSLLKGMPHCFSTPAVEKDLAPAKVLLPPKRTYRNNGYLLVSCNGGLNQMRAAICDMVAIARHLNVTLIVPELDKASFWADSSDFRDIFDVDHFVTSLRDEVRILKHLPPKVKIRVEKGLSYSMPPISWSNISYYENQVLPLLLKHKVIHLNRTDARLANNGLPAEIQKLRCRVNFNALRFTSQIEELGRRIVKVLREKGPFVALHLRYEMDMLAFSGCAHGCDSKEEEELRIMRYAYPGWKEKVINSELKRKDGLCPLTPEETSLVLTALGIDHNVQIYIAAGEIYGGEKRMESLLGDFPNLVRKETLLEPSELMYFQNHSSQMAAVDYLVSLESDIFIPTYDGNMAKVVEGHRRFLGFKKTVLLDRRLLVELIDQYYNGLLSWDDFSTAVKEVHANRMGSPRTRVIIPDKPKEEDYFYANPQECLQLLDEPLENT, from the exons ATGATACCAAAATCAATGGTACTGAGATGGCCAAAAGAAAAGGACTACTGTGACAGTGAGGGGATAAAGATGGAGCTCAAAGTTTTGGCTACAGACAGAATTGAGAAGCATGAGAATTTCATTATAAGGCCTAGAATCAAGGTGTGGATGACTAGAGTCATTACAATTGTGGTACTTTGGACTAGTCTTCTTCAGCTGATTGCACTAGGGGAATTGTTGGGGCTAAGTTTGTTGAAGGGCATGCCTCATTGTTTCAGTACCCCGGCTGTAGAAAAGGATTTGGCTCCAGCCAAGGTTTTGCTCCCACCCAAAA GAACTTATAGGAATAATGGTTATCTTCTGGTTTCATGCAATGGAGGACTCAACCAAATGCGAGCAGCA ATATGTGACATGGTTGCTATTGCCAGACACTTAAATGTCACTCTCATAGTTCCAGAGCTGGACAAGGCCTCTTTCTGGGCGGATTCAAG TGACTTCAGAGATATATTTGATGTAGATCATTTCGTTACCTCCTTGAGAGATGAGGTTCGGATACTAAAGCACCTACCACCTAAGGTCAAGATAAGAGTTGAAAAGGGACTATCTTACTCGATGCCACCCATTAGCTGGTCTAATATCTCATACTATGAAAACCAG GTCCTGCCTCTGCTGCTGAAACACAAGGTCATACACCTAAATAGAACAGATGCAAGACTTGCAAACAATGGACTACCTGCTGAGATTCAAAAGCTACGGTGCCGAGTAAATTTCAATGCCCTGAGGTTTACTTCTCAGATAGAAGAACTTGGCAGAAGAATAGTCAAGGTTTTGAGGGAAAAGGGACCTTTCGTTGCACTTCACCTTAGATATGAGATGGACATGTTGGCCTTCTCTGGTTGTGCTCATGGTTGTGACAGCAAAGAGGAGGAGGAACTAAGAATAATGAG ATATGCATATCCTGGTTGGAAGGAGAAAGTTATCAATTCTGAGCTTAAGAGGAAAGATGGTCTATGCCCTTTAACACCAGAAGAAACTTCCCTAGTATTGACAGCACTTGGAATAGATCACAATGTTCAAATTTATATTGCTGCTGGAGAAATATATGGTGGAGAGAAAAGGATGGAAAGTTTACTAGGAGATTTTCCTAATTTG GTAAGGAAAGAAACTTTGCTGGAACCTTCAGAATTGATGTATTTCCAAAACCACTCTTCACAAATGGCTGCTGTGGATTATCTTGTTTCTCTAGAAAGTGACATATTTATTCCAACATACGACGGGAACATGGCTAAAGTTGTGGAAGGCCATCGCAG ATTTCTTGGATTCAAGAAAACTGTACTACTGGATAGAAGACTTCTGGTAGAGCTAATAGACCAATACTACAATGGGTTGTTGAGTTGGGATGATTTTTCCACTGCTGTGAAAGAAGTTCATGCCAATCGTATGGGAAGTCCTAGAACAAGAGTTATCATTCCTGACAAACCCAAAGAAGAAGACTACTTTTATGCCAACCCTCAGGAATGTTTGCAATTGCTAGATGAACCATTGGAAAACACATAA
- the LOC106758539 gene encoding transcription factor BIM2: MARSAKGHQEELEDDEEEEFLTANTSTSLNKVKVDEPSTGKRGNTHRSKHSETEQRRRSKINERFQVLRDLIPQNDQKRDKASFLLEVIEYIQFLQDKLQIYEKSYEGWSQEPTKLIPWRNHHAPAENTTDPSQTIQNGSVDEKNNSVSPLFPGNVPNPMESDFSMLTVQKGHIPGSSTEAVPLTMQMRLDMFDPGVSSGMATQHLQESVSNVDMHSPTQPQLWLDKSNKGNYILPHDSTMKEQEELVIESGSDSISSAYSQGILDTLTQVLQSSGVDMSQTNLSVQIDVGRRANAGLIPSAYSSKVHENQFESNPAISVSGFDYCNIESEQSSKRLRQEAS, encoded by the exons ATGGCTAGGTCTGCAAAAGGGCATCAAGAGGAATTGGAGgacgatgaagaagaagaattcctAACTGCAAACACCTCTACCTCTCTCAacaaag TGAAGGTGGACGAACCCAGCACGGGGAAGAGGGGGAACACGCATCGTTCGAAGCATTCAGAGACTGAGCAACGTAGAAGGAGCAAGATTAATGAAAG GTTTCAAGTTCTGAGAGATCTCATACCTCAAAATGATCAAAAAAGAGACAAGGCATCCTTCTTGTTGGAG gttatTGAGTATATTCAGTTCCTACAGGACAAGTTACAAATTTATGAGAAGTCTTATGAAGGATGGAGTCAGGAGCCAACGAAGTTAATTCCATGG AGAAATCATCACGCGCCTGCAGAAAATACTACAGATCCTTCTCAAACTATACAAAATGGGTCTGTTGATGAGAAAAATAACAGTGTCTCTCCACTGTTTCCTGGAAATGTACCTAACCCTATGGAGTCTGACTTCTCAATGTTGACTGTTCAGAAGGGTCACATCCCTGGTTCATCTACAGAAGCAGTTCCCCTGACCATGCAAATGCGATTGGACATGTTTGATCCAGGTGTTAGCAGTGGTATGGCAACTCAACATCTTCAGGAATCTGTTTCTAACGTTGACATGCATTCCCCTACCCAGCCACAACTGTGGCTTGATAAATCAAACAAGGGCAACTATATTCTTCCGCATGATAGTACAATGAAGGAACAGGAGGAGCTAGTGATTGAATCTGGATCAGATAGCATTTCTAGTGCCTATTCTCAGGG AATTTTAGATACTCTCACGCAAGTGCTGCAGTCTTCCGGGGTAGATATGTCCCAGACTAATCTCTCGGTGCAAATTGATGTTGGTAGACGAGCAAATGCTGGATTGATCCCGTCTGCATATAGTTCAAAG GTTCATGAAAATCAATTTGAGAGCAATCCAGCAATATCAGTTTCCGGATTTGATTACTGCAATATTGAATCCGAACAAAGTTCAAAGAGGCTCAGACAAGAAGCAAGCTAG